One segment of Triticum aestivum cultivar Chinese Spring chromosome 2A, IWGSC CS RefSeq v2.1, whole genome shotgun sequence DNA contains the following:
- the LOC123184601 gene encoding uncharacterized protein — MGNCQAADAAAVVIQHPGDGKVERLHWPTTAADVMRRNPGHYVALVVLHHADTEPGPAVAGERGGARITKIKLLKPRDTLLLGQVYRLITSQEVTKAVQTRKQERMRGCDEAVERGRPRLHRRRQLPRPRGDDPTTATRGEQRQPADHQERKRLETDRQHRSIAAARGRGRHWRPALQSITESSWSGQTDCEDTCKETLHVNELE, encoded by the exons ATGGGGAACTGCCAAGCGGCGGACGCGGCGGCCGTGGTGATCCAGCACCCGGGCGACGGCAAGGTGGAACGCCTCCACTGGCCGACCACCGCGGCGGACGTCATGCGCAGGAACCCCGGCCACTACGTCGCCCTCGTCGTCCTGCACCATGCCGACACCGAGCccggccccgccgtcgccggagaaagAGGAGGTGCCAGGATAACCAAGATCAAGCTCCTCAAGCCAAGGGACACGCTCCTCCTCGGCCAGGTCTACCGCCTCATCACCTCCCAAG AGGTGACCAAGGCCGTGCAGACGAGGAAGCAGGAGAGGATGCGTGGCTGCGACGAGGCCGTCGAGCGGGGGCGGCCGCGGTTGCACCGGCGACGGCAACTGCCGAGGCCGAGGGGCGACGACCCAACCACGGCCACCAGAGGCGAACAGAGGCAGCCCGCCGATCATCAGGAACGGAAGCGGCTGGAGACGGACCGGCAACACCGGAgcatcgccgccgcccgcggcaGAGGACGGCACTGGCGACCGGCGTTGCAGAGCATTACAGAGTCATCGTGGAGCGGACAGACAGACTGCGAGGATACATGTAAAGAGACTCTACATGTAAACGAACTAGAGTAG